Proteins encoded within one genomic window of Bos indicus x Bos taurus breed Angus x Brahman F1 hybrid chromosome 18, Bos_hybrid_MaternalHap_v2.0, whole genome shotgun sequence:
- the C18H16orf86 gene encoding uncharacterized protein C16orf86 homolog, translated as MDSAGAEKRPGAQEGIAVGQSQLTEVAGGHAQNSECPVMRDQCLVPAHESCQTQGEDKCPIRSTSEQKIQERLKLEEDRHKPEVEALEERGPRPMASTVRPSHGPKRKPVSLFPSLAGPSHQAHPRAESELPQGLLLQREEPENNQSEPSPTAKQHKKAKKRKSLGTPVLPVVASTVSAPSVTLGPERKAQRLRPLYQYINYCNPELNQAGEGDREAEAEVEPESELTMVPEEAGVEKLQALLPVAGELGSDLTLPCPSMSVPPTHTLVPLGEEASEEPEGLPSLGVSGCLKAEMDKSTQVDINKMLSVCNAPLVPPLSPQYK; from the exons ATGGACTCAGCAGGGGCTGAGAAGCGGCCAGGGGCCCAAGAAGGGATAGCCGTGGGGCAGTCACAGCTTACAGAGGTGGCTGGTGGCCATGCTCAGAATTCTGAG TGTCCAGTGATGAGAGACCAGTGCCTGGTGCCAGCCCATGAGTCCTGCCAAACCCAGGGTGAAGATAAATGTCCAATAAGATCTACCTCAGAGCAAAAGATCCAGGAGAGACTCAAGCTGGAGGAAGACAGGCACAAGCCAGAGGTGGAGGCACTGGAGGAGAGAGGTCCCAGGCCTATGGCCTCCACTGTGAGGCCCAGTCATGGTCCGAAGAGGAAGCCG GTCTCCTTGTTCCCCAGCCTCGCAGGCCCAAGCCACCAAGCCCATCCTAGGGCAGAGAGTGAGCTGCCACAGGGGCTGTTGCTGCAGAGGGAGGAGCCGGAGAATAATCAGAGTGAGCCCTCACCAACTGCCAAACAGCACAAAAAAGCCAAGAAGCGCAAGAGTCTGGGAACCCCAGTGCTCCCAGTGGTGGCCAGCACAGTGTCGGCACCCTCAGTGACCTTGGGGCCTGAGC GAAAGGCCCAGCGCCTGCGGCCCCTGTACCAGTACATCAACTATTGCAACCCTGAACTGAAccaggcaggggaaggggacagGGAGGCTGAGGCTGAGGTGGAGCCTGAGTCGGAGCTGACCATGGTCCCCGAGGAGGCGGGTGTGGAGAAACTGCAGGCTTTGCTGCCAGTGGCAGGTGAGCTGGGCTCCGACCTCACTCTGCCCTGCCCCAGTATGTCTGTGCCCCCCACCCACACTCTggttcccctgggggaggaagccAGTGAGGAGCCTGAGGGTCTGCCCAGCTTGGGAGTCAGCGGTTGCCTCAAGGCTGAGATGGACAAGTCAACTCAGGTGGACATCAACAAGATGCTAAGTGTCTGCAATGCCCCGCTTGTCCCCCCACTCTCTCCTCAGTACAAGTGA
- the ENKD1 gene encoding enkurin domain-containing protein 1 isoform X2 — translation MCEGPSRISGPIPPDPTLCPDYYRRPSSAQGRLEGNALKLDLLTPDTDRDLDATPPRAPRIRPGGLEILERGRRGVGGVLLQLGGISLGPGASPKRKDPKDHEKENMRRIREIQRRFREQEHSREQGQSRPLKALWRSPKYDKVESRVKAQLQAPGPGVDFITHNARTAKRAPRRHSRSLQVLAQVLEQQRQAQEHYNATQKGHVPQYLLERRDLWRREAEARQHSQPDPAMPPGHTRMPENQRLETLSSLLQSQSQLLRELVLLPAGADSLRAQSHRAELDRKLVQVEEAIKIFSRPKVFVKMDS, via the exons ATGTGTGAGGGTCCGTCCCGCATCTCGGGGCCCATCCCCCCAGACCCTACGCTCTGTCCTGACTACTACCGGAGGCCGTCTTCGG CCCAAGGGCGCCTTGAGGGAAATGCGCTGAAGCTGGACCTGCTGACGCCGGACACGGACCGGGACCTAGACGCCACCCCTCCCCGCGCCCCCCGCATCCGTCCCGGAGGCCTAGAAATCCTGGAGCGTGGCCGTCGCGGCGTGGGTGGTGTGCTGCTGCAGCTCGGGGGTATCTCCCTAGGCCCAGGGGCCTCTCCCAAGA GGAAGGACCCTAAAGACCATGAGAAGGAGAACATGAGGCGGATCAGGGAGATCCAGAGGCGATTCCGTGAGCAGGAGCACAGCCGGGAGCAGGGCCAGTCCAGGCCCCTGAAGGCCCTGTGGCGCTCACCCAAGTATGACAAAGTGGAGTCACGTGTCAAGGCTCAGCTGCAG GCCCCAGGCCCGGGTGTGGACTTCATTACCCACAATGCTCGCACTGCCAAGAGGGCCCCCCGGCGGCATTCTCGCTCACTGCAAGTCCTGGCACAGGTGCTGGAGCAGCAACGGCAAGCCCAAGAGCACTACAACGCCACACAGAAGGGTCACGTGCCCCAGTA CTTGTTGGAGCGCAGGGACCTGTGGCGGCGGGAGGCTGAGGCCCGTCAGCACAGCCAACCGGACCCCGCCATGCCCCCTGGCCACACTCGCATGCCTGAGAACCAGCGGCTGGAGACCCTGAGCAGTCTGCTCCAGA GCCAGAGCCAGCTGCTGCGTGAGCTGGTGCTGCTGCCTGCGGGGGCGGATTCACTGAGGGCCCAGAGCCACCGTGCTGAGCTGGACCGGAAGCTGGTGCAGGTAGAGGAGGCCATCAAGATCTTTTCCCGCCCCAAAGTCTTTGTGAAGATGGATTCCTGA
- the PARD6A gene encoding partitioning defective 6 homolog alpha isoform X2: protein MARPQRTPARSPDSIVEVKSKFDAEFRRFALPRASVSGFQEFSRLLRAVHQIPGLDVLLGYTDAHGDLLPLTNDDSLHRALSSGPPPLRLLVQKREADSSGLAFASNSLQRRKKGLLLRPVAPLRTRPPLLISLPQDFRQVSSVIDVDLLPETHRRVRLHKHGSDRPLGFYIRDGMSVRVAPQGLERVPGIFISRLVRGGLAESTGLLAVSDEILEVNGIEVAGKTLDQVTDMMVANSHNLIVTVKPANQRNNVVRGASGRLAGPPSAGPAEPDSDDDSSDLVIENRQPPCSNGLSQGPPCWDLHTSRLLPAARSSLPSLDDREQASSGWGSSIRGDGSGFSL, encoded by the exons ATGGCCAGGCCACAGAGGACTCCAGCACGCAGTCCCGACAGCATCGTCGAGGTGAAGAGCAAA TTTGATGCTGAGTTCCGACGCTTTGCTCTGCCTCGCGCTTCAGTGAGCGGCTTCCAGGAGTTTTCTCGGTTGCTGCGTGCAGTACACCAGATCCCGGGCCTGGACGTGCTGCTTGGCTATACTGATGCTCACGGCGACCTACTACCCCTCACCAACGACGACAGCCTGCACCGGGCCCTGTCCAGCGGGCCCCCACCACTGCGCCTGCTAGTGCAGAAGCGGG AAGCTGATTCCAGTGGCCTGGCCTTTGCCTCCAACTCTCTGCAACGGCGCAAGAAAGGGCTCCTACTTCGGCCAGTGGCACCCCTGCGCACCCGGCCACCGCTACTGATCAGCCTGCCACAAGATTTCCGCCAGGTTTCTTCAGTCATAGATGTGGACCTACTGCCTGAGACCCATCGACGGGTGCGGCTACATAAGCATGGTTCCGACCGCCCCCTGGGTTTCTACATCCGAGATGGCATGAGCGTGCGAGTAGCTCCCCAGGGCCTGGAACGGGTTCCAGGCATCTTCATCTCCCGCCTGGTACGAGGGGGCCTGGCTGAGAGTACAGGGCTGCTGGCAGTCAGTGATGAGATCCTCGAGGTCAATGGCATTGAGGTAGCCGGGAAGACCTTGGACCAAGTGACGGACATGATGGTCGCCAACAGCCACAACCTCATTGTCACTGTCAAGCCAGCCAATCAGCGCAATAATGTGGTGCGTGGGGCATCTGGGCGTCTGGCAGGGCCTCCTTCTGCTGGGCCTGCTGAGCCTGACAGCGATGATGACAGCAGCGATCTGGTCATTGAGAACCGCCAGCCTCCCTGTTCCAATGGGCTGTCTCAAGGGCCTCCATGCTGGGACCTGCACACTAGCCGCCTACTTCCTGCTGCCCGCAGCTCTCTGCCCTCCCTGGATGATCGGGAGCAGGCCAGCTCTGGTTGGGGGAGTAGCATTCGAGGAGATGGTAGTGGCTTCAGCCTCTGA
- the ENKD1 gene encoding enkurin domain-containing protein 1 isoform X1, with amino-acid sequence MCEGPSRISGPIPPDPTLCPDYYRRPSSAQGRLEGNALKLDLLTPDTDRDLDATPPRAPRIRPGGLEILERGRRGVGGVLLQLGGISLGPGASPKRKDPKDHEKENMRRIREIQRRFREQEHSREQGQSRPLKALWRSPKYDKVESRVKAQLQEPGPASGTEPAHFLRAHSRCGPGLPPPRVPSPQLTLPGPSAKAPGPGVDFITHNARTAKRAPRRHSRSLQVLAQVLEQQRQAQEHYNATQKGHVPQYLLERRDLWRREAEARQHSQPDPAMPPGHTRMPENQRLETLSSLLQSQSQLLRELVLLPAGADSLRAQSHRAELDRKLVQVEEAIKIFSRPKVFVKMDS; translated from the exons ATGTGTGAGGGTCCGTCCCGCATCTCGGGGCCCATCCCCCCAGACCCTACGCTCTGTCCTGACTACTACCGGAGGCCGTCTTCGG CCCAAGGGCGCCTTGAGGGAAATGCGCTGAAGCTGGACCTGCTGACGCCGGACACGGACCGGGACCTAGACGCCACCCCTCCCCGCGCCCCCCGCATCCGTCCCGGAGGCCTAGAAATCCTGGAGCGTGGCCGTCGCGGCGTGGGTGGTGTGCTGCTGCAGCTCGGGGGTATCTCCCTAGGCCCAGGGGCCTCTCCCAAGA GGAAGGACCCTAAAGACCATGAGAAGGAGAACATGAGGCGGATCAGGGAGATCCAGAGGCGATTCCGTGAGCAGGAGCACAGCCGGGAGCAGGGCCAGTCCAGGCCCCTGAAGGCCCTGTGGCGCTCACCCAAGTATGACAAAGTGGAGTCACGTGTCAAGGCTCAGCTGCAG GAGCCCGGCCCTGCCTCTGGAACTGAGCCAGCCCACTTTCTGCGGGCCCATTCCCGTTGCGGCCCCGGGCTCCCACCACCCCGTGTCCCCAGTCCCCAGCTAACCCTACCAGGTCCCAGTGCTAAG GCCCCAGGCCCGGGTGTGGACTTCATTACCCACAATGCTCGCACTGCCAAGAGGGCCCCCCGGCGGCATTCTCGCTCACTGCAAGTCCTGGCACAGGTGCTGGAGCAGCAACGGCAAGCCCAAGAGCACTACAACGCCACACAGAAGGGTCACGTGCCCCAGTA CTTGTTGGAGCGCAGGGACCTGTGGCGGCGGGAGGCTGAGGCCCGTCAGCACAGCCAACCGGACCCCGCCATGCCCCCTGGCCACACTCGCATGCCTGAGAACCAGCGGCTGGAGACCCTGAGCAGTCTGCTCCAGA GCCAGAGCCAGCTGCTGCGTGAGCTGGTGCTGCTGCCTGCGGGGGCGGATTCACTGAGGGCCCAGAGCCACCGTGCTGAGCTGGACCGGAAGCTGGTGCAGGTAGAGGAGGCCATCAAGATCTTTTCCCGCCCCAAAGTCTTTGTGAAGATGGATTCCTGA
- the PARD6A gene encoding partitioning defective 6 homolog alpha isoform X1 — protein MARPQRTPARSPDSIVEVKSKFDAEFRRFALPRASVSGFQEFSRLLRAVHQIPGLDVLLGYTDAHGDLLPLTNDDSLHRALSSGPPPLRLLVQKRAEADSSGLAFASNSLQRRKKGLLLRPVAPLRTRPPLLISLPQDFRQVSSVIDVDLLPETHRRVRLHKHGSDRPLGFYIRDGMSVRVAPQGLERVPGIFISRLVRGGLAESTGLLAVSDEILEVNGIEVAGKTLDQVTDMMVANSHNLIVTVKPANQRNNVVRGASGRLAGPPSAGPAEPDSDDDSSDLVIENRQPPCSNGLSQGPPCWDLHTSRLLPAARSSLPSLDDREQASSGWGSSIRGDGSGFSL, from the exons ATGGCCAGGCCACAGAGGACTCCAGCACGCAGTCCCGACAGCATCGTCGAGGTGAAGAGCAAA TTTGATGCTGAGTTCCGACGCTTTGCTCTGCCTCGCGCTTCAGTGAGCGGCTTCCAGGAGTTTTCTCGGTTGCTGCGTGCAGTACACCAGATCCCGGGCCTGGACGTGCTGCTTGGCTATACTGATGCTCACGGCGACCTACTACCCCTCACCAACGACGACAGCCTGCACCGGGCCCTGTCCAGCGGGCCCCCACCACTGCGCCTGCTAGTGCAGAAGCGGG CAGAAGCTGATTCCAGTGGCCTGGCCTTTGCCTCCAACTCTCTGCAACGGCGCAAGAAAGGGCTCCTACTTCGGCCAGTGGCACCCCTGCGCACCCGGCCACCGCTACTGATCAGCCTGCCACAAGATTTCCGCCAGGTTTCTTCAGTCATAGATGTGGACCTACTGCCTGAGACCCATCGACGGGTGCGGCTACATAAGCATGGTTCCGACCGCCCCCTGGGTTTCTACATCCGAGATGGCATGAGCGTGCGAGTAGCTCCCCAGGGCCTGGAACGGGTTCCAGGCATCTTCATCTCCCGCCTGGTACGAGGGGGCCTGGCTGAGAGTACAGGGCTGCTGGCAGTCAGTGATGAGATCCTCGAGGTCAATGGCATTGAGGTAGCCGGGAAGACCTTGGACCAAGTGACGGACATGATGGTCGCCAACAGCCACAACCTCATTGTCACTGTCAAGCCAGCCAATCAGCGCAATAATGTGGTGCGTGGGGCATCTGGGCGTCTGGCAGGGCCTCCTTCTGCTGGGCCTGCTGAGCCTGACAGCGATGATGACAGCAGCGATCTGGTCATTGAGAACCGCCAGCCTCCCTGTTCCAATGGGCTGTCTCAAGGGCCTCCATGCTGGGACCTGCACACTAGCCGCCTACTTCCTGCTGCCCGCAGCTCTCTGCCCTCCCTGGATGATCGGGAGCAGGCCAGCTCTGGTTGGGGGAGTAGCATTCGAGGAGATGGTAGTGGCTTCAGCCTCTGA